A window of the Hordeum vulgare subsp. vulgare chromosome 5H, MorexV3_pseudomolecules_assembly, whole genome shotgun sequence genome harbors these coding sequences:
- the LOC123396353 gene encoding NAC domain-containing protein 68-like: MTACVPADVWHLCQPPRYQTAACATSTFFHHVLHADPPNVVVIFVPNTSLPPEFRFHPTNEELILHYLCNRAAAAPCPVPIIADLDIYNFDPWDLPSQAVYGDSKWYFFSPRDRKYPNRIRPNRAAGSGYWKSTGTDKPIHDAATGQAVGVKKALVFYKGHLPKGTKTAWIMHEYRLAIDPLAVVVNTYSPIKFRNVSMRVCM, encoded by the exons ATGACGGCATGCGTGCCAGCTGACGTGTGGCACCTGTGCCAGCCGCCACGATACCAGACGGCGGCCTGC gcgacatccacgttctTTCACCATGTGCTTCATGCGGACCCACCCAATGTGGTTGTCATCTTTGTACCAAACACGTCGCTGCCGCCGGAGTTCCGGTTCCACCCGACGAACGAGGAGCTCATCCTGCACTACCTCTGCAACCGTGCCGCAGCCGCACCGTGCCCCGTCCCCATCATCGCTGACCTCGACATCTACAACTTCGACCCATGGGACCTCCCTT CCCAGGCGGTGTACGGCGACAGCAagtggtacttctttagcccgcGGGACCGCAAGTACCCTAACCGCATCCGCCCCAACCGCGCCGCCGGCTCCGGCTACTGGAAGTCCACCGGCACCGACAAGCCCATCCACGACGCCGCCACCGGCCAGGCCGTCGGCGTCAAGAAGGCTCTCGTCTTCTACAAGGGCCACCTGCCCAAGGGCACCAAGACGGCATGGATCATGCACGAGTACCGCCTCGCCATCGaccccctcgccgtcgtcgtcaacACCTACAGCCCCATCAAGTTCCGCAACGTATCCATGAGGGTATGTATGTAA